In a genomic window of Hippoglossus stenolepis isolate QCI-W04-F060 chromosome 15, HSTE1.2, whole genome shotgun sequence:
- the LOC118122180 gene encoding choline-phosphate cytidylyltransferase B produces MAGRRRGRGNNVQQQHAPQNQRQGPRGALREPAAFAKSTGCESEIPHDKLTIAQARRGTPAHRPVRVYADGIFDLFHSGHARALMQAKNVFPNTHLIVGVCSDELTHKFKGYTVMTEEERYDALRHCRYVDEVVQDAPWTLTTEFLKKHKIDFVAHDDIPYTSAGSEDVYKHIKEAGMFVATQRTEGISTSDLITRIVRNYDIYVRRNLQRGYTARELNVGFINENKYRLQNQVDKMKETVRTVEEKSKHFVYRVEEKSQDLINKWEEKSREFISNFLELFGPDGAWHVIQERSGRMLQALSPYSSPRGSPSSSPTRRRSVSPDSASASASASPSSLSPPSSPSSPKKGSRSSLKTTSSYSRQVQ; encoded by the exons ATGGCAGGAAGGAGACGAGGTCGAGGAAACAacgtccagcagcagcatgccCCGCAGAACCAGAGGCAAGGCCCTCGCGGG gcTCTGCGGGAGCCGGCTGCTTTTGCCAAGTCTACAGGTTGTGAATCAGAGATCCCCCATGACAAGCTGACCATAGCTCAAGCACGAAGAGGAACTCCAG CTCATCGGCCGGTGCGAGTCTACGCTGATGGAATCTTTGATCTCTTCCATTCCGGGCATGCTCGAGCCCTGATGCAGGCAAAAAATGTGTTCCCCAACACTCATCTGATAGTCGGAG TCTGCAGTGACGAACTCACCCACAAGTTTAAGGGCTACACAGTGATGACGGAGGAAGAACGCTACGACGCCCTGAGGCATTGCCGTTATGTTGACGAGGTGGTGCAGGACGCTCCCTGGACCCTTACCACGGAGTTCCTCAAGAAAcataag ATTGACTTTGTGGCCCATGATGACATCCCGTACACCTCTGCTGGATCAGAGGACGTTTATAAGCACATAAAGGAAGCAG GAATGTTTGTGGCCACTCAGAGGACAGAGGGCATCTCCACATCTGATCTGATCACTCGCATCGTCCGAAACTACGACATCTATGTGCGACGCAACCTGCAAAGAGGCTACACAGCCCGAGAACTAAATGTTGGATTCATTAAC GAGAATAAATACCGGCTCCAGAACCAGGTGGACAAGATGAAAGAGACGGTGCGGACGGTGGAGGAGAAGTCCAAACACTTTGTCTACAGAGTGGAAGAGAAGAGCCAGGACCTCATCAACAAGTGGGAGGAGAAGTCACGAGAATTCATAAGCAACTTTCTGGAGCTCTTTGGACCTGATGGAGCCTGG cATGTGATTCAGGAGCGGAGCGGCCGGATGCTCCAGGCCCTGTCGCCCTACTCCTCGCCCCGTGGCTCCCCCAGCAGCAGCCCCACCAGACGGCGCTCAGTTTCTCCCGATTCCGCCTCCGCCTCCGCCTccgcctctccctcctctctctcccctccttcctccccctcctcaccaaAAAAGGGGAGCCGCTCCTCTCTAAAGACTACCTCCTCATACAGTAGACAGGTGCAATGA